From Erigeron canadensis isolate Cc75 chromosome 8, C_canadensis_v1, whole genome shotgun sequence, one genomic window encodes:
- the LOC122580367 gene encoding uncharacterized protein LOC122580367 has translation MVRNGTKMPSFCLAKIRPHVRVRSQTIQLKENNIDSFTKTEDQKSKDSDSCCNEKDITSGDVPKVDQVPPKVISRKVMIVVDSSIEAKNALQWALTHTVQGHDILVLLYVKKITSMQGNDQGTNNKEKATKIPGFLSAMKNTCQMKYSDLQVEILMVEGTEKGTTIVEEAKKQEVTMLVLGQKKQPFTWRLLLTWAGRPLGGNGGGVADYCVQNATCMAVAVRRKSKRVGGYLITTKRQKDFWLLA, from the exons atggtcAGAAATGGCACTAAAATGCCAAGTTTTTGCTTAGCAAAAATTAGGCCACATGTTAGAGTGCGTTCACAAACTATACAATTGAAAGAAAACAACATTGATTCTTTTACTAAAACCGAAGACCAAAAATCCAAAGATTCTGATAGTTGTTGCAATGAGAAAGATATTACATCGGGAGATGTccctaaagttgatcaagtgCCTCCGAAGGTTATTAGCAGGAAAGTGATGATCGTTGTCGATTCAAGTATTGAAGCGAAAAACGCATTGCAATGGGCCTTGACGCATACAGTTCAGGGCCATGACATTCTAGTTCTTCTATATGTTAAAAAGATTACTTCTATGCAAG GAAATGATCAGGGGACTAATAATAAGGAGAAAGCTACCAAAATTCCTGGATTTCTTTCTGCAATGAAAAACACATGTCAGATGAAATACTCGGAT CTACAAGTTGAGATATTGATGGTAGAAGGAACAGAGAAGGGTACAACCATTGTGGAAGAAGCAAAAAAACAAGAGGTGACAATGTTGGTACTAGGACAAAAGAAGCAACCATTTACATGGCGTCTATTGTTGACGTGGGCCGGCAGACCGTTGGGTGGCAATGGTGGCGGAGTGGCGGATTATTGTGTCCAAAACGCCACTTGTATGGCAGTAGCGGTACGAAGGAAGAGTAAAAGAGTTGGTGGCTATCTTATTACAACCAAACGTCAAAAGGATTTTTGGCTCTTGGCTTGA